The genomic stretch aattatttgtttaattagttttttaattttttaattaaattgagaaattacATCTCTTTAggaaaattagagaattcaCTTACAAGATAAGTAGAAGCACGGTAATTTGCGTAGCAAACGTCAACCAATAAAAGGAGCTCGGTGCAGTCTTTATCGTGGCGTTGTATAATTGAGAATACAAAGTGCCGCTAAAGAGCGGGACCGCATTATCGCAGACGGAGAGCATCGCGAATACTTTTcctaaaaattagttttttttttgtcacagaaaagaaaaatagtcaAAAATAGTGATATCGAATTGAAACCGATATTTGACAGATTCGGATTTTGAAGATAATATTCTTTCAtcgatgtaaaaatttttttccacattaaaaatattaaagattgaaaatataatgatgtaCTAATCTCTCAGGTAATCGGTTTCAAATtacgtgtaaaaaattaagcgCGACAAATATTCTTACGCGTACCTCGCTCTTCTGTGGATACAAGTTTGGAAGTCATCGATCTAAGTACAGGTGCTACCACGGGACCTAACGCAGCAACAGCAGCGCCTGCAGAACGATTGTCATAAATAgccgtataatatttttggagataattaaaaattttaatttttttaaagagaaaatattacttacCTACGTAAAATAGTTCCGGTCTGTTCGCTAATACAAATACTATTCTTCCGGCTGCATGCGCTATTGCTCCAATTGCTACGATGAATGTATCCCTCATTCCTATCAATTTACTCATTATAGGCACCCCGATGAGCATTGCTGTtggaacaaaattattttcaatatattgcattttattccttcgtttttctaataatatttatattatttaaaaaagatcaaatatatgtataaaacattcaAGAAgagtgattaattttatattcattgacAGTGACAATAagattcacacacacacagtatattttatgaaCAATCGAACTTTTACGGAATTGAATAGCTTCCGCGGTAAGAttgtaactttattatttttaatcaagataTTGTAATTATGGTGAAAGCGAAAGTTGTCGATTTCAATAAGAAATTTCTCCTTTCACTTGTACGCGTCTCTCAATAAAATACATCGCGAATTATGCATTGCAATAAAAGGATTCATGAAATGTCGAGAATTCAATTCGACACATCACGCTCAACTGACCTAACACGAAGAGAGTCGATTGGAATGTTTTGAAGTTACTGAAGTCTGTCACGTCCCATTTGAAGATTAATGAAGTATACATCTGACTCTTGGGCTTTTCGTCTCTCTGGAACGTATAGAGGCACATTGCGAGCAGAAGAAACCACAGATGGAGTTTGCCGTGGTTGAGCCTTGACTTCAACAACGTTCGCATCGTCGTAGCGACGTGTCTCGTATCGAAAAAGTCCACCAGCAGATTGGTACCGGACAAGGGTTGCTGTCGTGGTGACGTTTGCCATTTAAGCCACACCAGCGAGTATATAATCGCTAACGCAAGCAATGTGGCATTTACGGTGAACATAATCGTATAGGGCGAGTTGACCAAGTGACTGAACACATAAGATCCAAGCGCGACTCctgcaaaagaaaagaaatatgatttatcaGTTAACTGCAATCATTAAGTTAAACAatttaacacacacacacacacacacacacacacacatatatatatatatatatatatatatatatatatatatatatatgttttatatatttatgaacatGTAAAATGAGCAAGAATGAATGATAAGCGTTAATAAACATCGAAATAAAGCGAGgcaaatttcataataaatgcaatgtaATATGCAGCTCTTATCTAAACAATATAAGAATCCAGAAGATGTCTTGAATACTTGCATTCTttgcaaagtttttttaagacgcagatattattatatttttttcgaggggataatttttttcaagagcgAACTGGATCTCATCCGACATTATTTGTAGAGATGAATGACATCTAGAATCGTAATCTTCGGGATTCTCTGTTCACACGGAAGATGCGATGTCCAATAGCATTAATAAACatcaatataaaagaagaaaaaattcataGTAAATCTGCAGTTCTTATCCAAACAATGTGAGAATCTGAAggatgcattaaaaatgtgcaaaattctttgcaaattttttttaaggagaCGTAGAcataattatactttctttgagtggataattttttcaagagcAAACTGGGCCTCACCCGATGGCATCGTGCTAAGATAAATGACATCCAGAATCGTGATCCTCAGGGTTCTCTGTTGCACGGAGGATACGTCCGATATATATGCGAAGCAGCTGCCGAAGATTGCAACGTCACCGCCCAGCAAACTCATAGGTAGGGTGGCCGTGTACACCACCATATTCAGCTTCCAAGTATCCATCATAGAATTGATTACGACCATGAAGGAATAGATAAATTTGCCGATCAAGCCGAGGACGAGCGGCAATTTGCGTCCTCGCCGATCGCTCCAGTTCCCGTAGAACATCGCCAAGATAATAGGCATCACGTGCCCGGCAATGTCGTTCCATTGATGAAATTCCGAGACAGTTATCtgcaagataattttttttaatagaccATAATTGAGAAGTGATagtgtattattaattcaatattggAAGTGCTGAGTTAGGAGAGACATTCTTAGTTCGtgacgagaaagagaggattCGAAAAATACGAGTGTCAACAGAAATACGCAGAAAGATTGCTTGCTCATTCAATTTCGTAAGCAATTAGAGAGATCAAACAgtctcattattaattttattgcaatttgatttcatttttgtgtgcgtttcatttaattttttgctattaataaattttgagtttTAGTAAAACAAAGGATTTAACAGAAATATACGAAGGAATAtgtgctcttttttttttgagcatatttattagatttactAAAATTCTACGATGTACTTGTGTATAtcttgtacaaatatttaacttaataattatcttgataGCAATTCCGTTTTCATTTGCCGTTTATGTTCAACCAATAAGCAGATAAGATAAtcacacacatttataaatatcgcaaGTTATCAAGACAATTACAAAGTTGAATATTTGTACGCGATTTGCTATTATAGTCGAATTCGACAATTCGTCGTCGTTACTATTGTTTCGATACTTTaacaatcacatttttttccctttctgcgttcttttttttttatagtacataataattttcaccTGCACTTCGGTCTTTATTGCCTTATTATTGTCATCGTTTAACT from Cataglyphis hispanica isolate Lineage 1 chromosome 11, ULB_Chis1_1.0, whole genome shotgun sequence encodes the following:
- the LOC126853102 gene encoding proton-coupled folate transporter isoform X1: MAKPIMANSDTKTDEAIPRMESIHRNRECRKFFGWIKYTSVEPTMWLYMMAFMFTSIVEQDFFRHKACRVDHGYSEEICSKLNDDNNKAIKTEVQITVSEFHQWNDIAGHVMPIILAMFYGNWSDRRGRKLPLVLGLIGKFIYSFMVVINSMMDTWKLNMVVYTATLPMSLLGGDVAIFGSCFAYISDVSSVQQRTLRITILDVIYLSTMPSGVALGSYVFSHLVNSPYTIMFTVNATLLALAIIYSLVWLKWQTSPRQQPLSGTNLLVDFFDTRHVATTMRTLLKSRLNHGKLHLWFLLLAMCLYTFQRDEKPKSQMYTSLIFKWDVTDFSNFKTFQSTLFVLAMLIGVPIMSKLIGMRDTFIVAIGAIAHAAGRIVFVLANRPELFYVGAAVAALGPVVAPVLRSMTSKLVSTEERGKVFAMLSVCDNAVPLFSGTLYSQLYNATIKTAPSSFYWLTFATQITVLLLILLIQFTSWSKHATEQQDYIDDEVVAPSLPNTLETNSSSNVTA
- the LOC126853102 gene encoding proton-coupled folate transporter isoform X2; the encoded protein is MESIHRNRECRKFFGWIKYTSVEPTMWLYMMAFMFTSIVEQDFFRHKACRVDHGYSEEICSKLNDDNNKAIKTEVQITVSEFHQWNDIAGHVMPIILAMFYGNWSDRRGRKLPLVLGLIGKFIYSFMVVINSMMDTWKLNMVVYTATLPMSLLGGDVAIFGSCFAYISDVSSVQQRTLRITILDVIYLSTMPSGVALGSYVFSHLVNSPYTIMFTVNATLLALAIIYSLVWLKWQTSPRQQPLSGTNLLVDFFDTRHVATTMRTLLKSRLNHGKLHLWFLLLAMCLYTFQRDEKPKSQMYTSLIFKWDVTDFSNFKTFQSTLFVLAMLIGVPIMSKLIGMRDTFIVAIGAIAHAAGRIVFVLANRPELFYVGAAVAALGPVVAPVLRSMTSKLVSTEERGKVFAMLSVCDNAVPLFSGTLYSQLYNATIKTAPSSFYWLTFATQITVLLLILLIQFTSWSKHATEQQDYIDDEVVAPSLPNTLETNSSSNVTA